Proteins encoded by one window of Salvia splendens isolate huo1 chromosome 7, SspV2, whole genome shotgun sequence:
- the LOC121740869 gene encoding ras-related protein RABA5a-like, producing the protein MANPDEEQPQTQQQTEDYLFKIVLIGDSAVGKSNLLARFARDEFHANSKSTIGVEFQTQKMEINHNEVKAQIWDTAGQERFRAVTSAYYRGAVGALLVYDISRRITFDSVGRWLSELQSHSDMTVVTILVGNKSDLKEAREVTTAEGKALAEAQGLFFIETSALDSSNVNAAFQKVVEEIYYILSRKVMQSQELKEKDLDWMGDGKTVVLQAEDEKQQETEAKAKKGVCCSS; encoded by the exons ATGGCAAATCCAGATGAGGAACAACCACAAACACAGCAGCAGACAGAGGATTACCTTTTCAAGATTGTTCTGATTGGTGATTCAGCGGTTGGTAAATCTAACTTGCTCGCAAGATTTGCTCGAGATGAGTTTCACGCTAATTCGAAGTCTACTATTGGGGTAGAATTTCAGACCCAAAAGATGGAAATTAATCATAACGAAGTTAAGGCACAGATATGGGACACAGCTGGCCAGGAGCGGTTTAGGGCTGTGACATCTGCGTACTACAGAGGCGCAGTCGGAGCACTTCTGGTCTATGACATCAGCAGACGCATCACATTTGATAGCGTTGGCAGGTGGCTTAGCGAACTTCAAA GTCACTCCGACATGACTGTGGTAACGATATTGGTGGGCAATAAGTCTGATCTAAAAGAGGCTCGGGAGGTGACAACCGCGGAGGGAAAAGCCCTGGCAGAAGCACAGGGACTGTTCTTCATTGAAACATCGGCTCTTGATTCATCCAATGTTAATGCTGCGTTCCAGAAGGTGGTGGAAGAGATCTACTATATTTTAAGTAGGAAAGTTATGCAATCTCAAGAACTCAAAGAGAAAGATCTGGATTGGATGGGAGATGGGAAAACAGTGGTTTTACAGGCTGAAGATGAAAAGCAGCAGGAAACAGAAGCAAAAGCTAAAAAAGGTGTGTGCTGTTCATCATGA